From a region of the Bacteroidales bacterium genome:
- a CDS encoding NAD-dependent epimerase/dehydratase family protein, with translation MKSILLTGAAGFIGYHAVLKLAAKGYAVTGIDNLNDYYDPRLKIARLNESGINKTEIAEMKPVTSRTIPEYTFIKLDLKDRQKTAELFSGIQFDIVINLAAQPGARHSFADPYVYIDSNIEAFINILEGCRRQKVSHLVYASSSSVYGNNPKQPSEESDFVDHPISLYAATKKANELMAHTYSSAFALPVTGLRFFTVYGPWGRPDMAYFKFTRAIDEGKPIEVFNYGNLERDFTYIDDIIEGLTGVTEIIPEGEIPYRLFNIGHSEPVNLLRFIEIIEGYLGKKAVKLMKPMQPGDVLSTFANTDLLEKYTGFKPKTSIEDGLKMFVSWYKEFGRQILQSKR, from the coding sequence ATGAAAAGCATTCTTCTCACCGGCGCTGCAGGATTTATCGGGTACCATGCCGTTTTAAAACTGGCTGCTAAGGGATATGCTGTGACAGGGATCGATAACCTGAATGATTATTACGACCCCAGGCTGAAGATTGCCAGGCTGAATGAAAGTGGTATCAATAAAACAGAAATCGCAGAAATGAAGCCGGTCACAAGCCGTACCATTCCTGAGTACACATTCATTAAACTTGACCTGAAGGACCGGCAGAAAACGGCTGAACTTTTTTCAGGTATCCAGTTCGACATTGTGATCAATCTTGCGGCCCAGCCCGGGGCCAGGCATAGTTTTGCCGATCCTTATGTTTACATCGACAGCAACATCGAAGCATTTATCAATATCCTCGAAGGCTGCCGCCGGCAGAAAGTCAGCCATCTGGTCTATGCCAGCAGTTCCAGCGTATATGGTAATAACCCGAAGCAGCCTTCTGAAGAAAGTGATTTCGTGGACCACCCGATCAGCCTGTATGCAGCGACAAAAAAAGCCAATGAACTGATGGCCCATACTTACAGCTCGGCTTTCGCGCTGCCGGTGACCGGGCTGAGGTTTTTCACGGTTTACGGACCGTGGGGAAGGCCTGATATGGCTTATTTCAAATTTACGCGGGCTATCGATGAAGGCAAGCCTATCGAAGTTTTTAACTATGGAAACCTTGAAAGAGATTTTACCTATATCGACGATATTATTGAAGGACTGACCGGGGTTACTGAAATAATTCCGGAGGGTGAAATACCATACCGGCTCTTCAATATTGGTCATTCTGAACCTGTCAACCTGCTGAGGTTCATAGAAATCATCGAAGGGTATTTAGGTAAAAAGGCGGTTAAACTGATGAAACCAATGCAACCGGGAGATGTGCTTTCTACCTTTGCCAATACGGATTTGCTTGAAAAGTACACGGGGTTTAAGCCTAAAACCAGCATTGAAGATGGCCTTAAAATGTTTGTTTCATGGTATAAGGAATTTGGAAGACAGATCCTACAGTCCAAACGCTGA
- a CDS encoding glycosyltransferase family 39 protein: MINNQSNRTLIFFLILAGVLFFPAYLVNLNLVQLIRDEAIRAIVAFEMIQTGDYITPTIGGELYLMKPPLFNWILAFFFQVTGSWSETVIRLPVILSIIFFAATIFIFTRKEFGNRIALVNALAFITYGRIIFYESLHGLIDVTFSWLTYIFFMLSWYFFRKKKYLALFLTAYAITAVSYLLKGIPSLFFVAVTLLVLFIQGKQFRILFNWRHFLGIALLLLIVGGYYLLYFARNAIEPDQVFEVLTGEVTRRTVVRFGIWKALLHLLTYPFENIYHFLPWSVMVILFFRKGSLKFIRKNSFLWYLFLLFIFNIIPYWTSPEAYPRYILMLVPLMMTILIALYYNSFENRFKIHLWVDYISGGFIAAIGLAGIVFIFHPLTLDLPYIAWVSVLTLLALALISYFYWKQALNRLLWLAIAVLVMRIAFNFSIIPSWEKTHPVVATKKLAAELAMETAGKPLYVYWNPEYKPDPYFRYRYNNEIFTYYLSTARGKIITVSMEKIPGALFLAQKEHIKNEDYLLVKKIDPAWQVPVYLVEFK; encoded by the coding sequence ATGATTAACAATCAATCAAATAGGACCCTGATATTTTTCCTGATACTGGCAGGCGTGCTTTTTTTCCCGGCATACCTGGTCAACCTCAACCTTGTCCAGTTGATCAGGGATGAAGCCATCCGTGCTATTGTCGCTTTCGAAATGATCCAGACCGGGGATTACATTACCCCGACCATCGGCGGAGAGCTATACCTCATGAAACCCCCGTTATTCAACTGGATACTTGCCTTTTTCTTCCAGGTAACAGGAAGTTGGTCCGAGACCGTGATCCGTCTTCCCGTGATCCTCTCAATTATTTTCTTCGCGGCCACGATTTTTATTTTCACCCGGAAGGAATTCGGCAACCGCATTGCCCTGGTCAACGCCCTGGCTTTCATTACTTACGGGAGGATCATCTTTTACGAATCCTTGCATGGGCTGATTGATGTCACCTTCTCCTGGCTGACTTATATTTTCTTTATGCTATCCTGGTATTTTTTCAGGAAGAAGAAATACCTCGCCCTGTTTCTTACCGCTTATGCTATCACGGCTGTTTCGTATCTGCTCAAAGGCATTCCCAGCCTGTTTTTTGTGGCTGTCACACTGCTTGTCCTTTTCATCCAGGGAAAACAATTCAGGATCCTGTTCAACTGGCGTCATTTCCTGGGGATTGCCCTGTTATTGCTCATTGTCGGGGGGTATTACCTGTTGTACTTTGCACGTAACGCCATAGAACCAGACCAGGTTTTCGAGGTACTGACCGGTGAAGTGACCCGGCGGACTGTGGTCAGGTTTGGGATCTGGAAGGCTTTGCTCCACCTGTTAACCTATCCTTTTGAAAACATCTACCATTTTCTTCCCTGGTCGGTCATGGTTATCCTGTTTTTCCGGAAAGGGAGCCTGAAATTCATCCGGAAGAACAGTTTCCTCTGGTACCTTTTCCTCTTGTTTATTTTCAATATCATTCCTTACTGGACATCGCCCGAAGCTTATCCCCGTTATATCCTGATGCTGGTTCCTTTAATGATGACGATCCTTATCGCCCTTTATTACAATTCCTTTGAAAACCGTTTTAAGATTCATCTTTGGGTCGATTATATTTCCGGTGGATTTATAGCAGCTATCGGTTTGGCAGGAATAGTCTTTATCTTTCATCCACTCACCCTCGACCTGCCCTATATAGCCTGGGTATCCGTTTTGACGCTACTGGCGCTTGCATTGATAAGCTATTTCTACTGGAAGCAGGCGTTGAACCGTTTGTTATGGCTTGCAATAGCCGTGTTGGTGATGCGAATTGCGTTCAACTTTTCTATCATTCCCTCCTGGGAAAAAACCCACCCGGTTGTGGCAACCAAGAAACTGGCTGCCGAACTTGCTATGGAGACAGCAGGGAAGCCGCTTTATGTCTATTGGAACCCGGAATACAAGCCGGATCCTTATTTTCGCTACCGTTACAACAATGAAATCTTTACCTATTATCTCTCGACCGCAAGAGGAAAGATCATCACGGTGAGCATGGAAAAAATTCCGGGTGCTTTATTTCTAGCCCAGAAGGAACATATAAAAAATGAGGATTATTTACTTGTAAAGAAGATAGACCCGGCCTGGCAGGTGCCGGTTTACCTGGTTGAGTTTAAGTAA
- a CDS encoding glycosyltransferase family 2 protein has protein sequence MPKLSLVISVYNEERNVVPLAEKIADSLKGMDYEVIYVDDGSIDRTVQNILTIKDPHVMLIRFKKNYGQSSALAAGIDFASGDYIITLDGDMQNDPADIPMMVKKAEEGDWDLVAGIRKNRKDGFFIRKIPSKIANHIIRKTTGVKMIDNGCALKVFKSDIAKNISLYGELHRFIAVMAALEGATITQVDVNHFPRIHGQSKYGLSRTFKVISDLILLLFIKRYLQKPMHFFGKWGLVILIPGVIINIYLLILKILGHDIWGRPLLILGIMLVVAGFQMITSGIIAELVMRTYFESQQKKPYRISNIFRGGKQA, from the coding sequence ATGCCAAAACTTTCCCTGGTCATATCGGTCTATAACGAAGAAAGGAATGTTGTTCCCCTGGCGGAAAAGATCGCTGATTCGCTGAAAGGAATGGATTATGAGGTGATTTATGTTGATGATGGCTCGATAGACCGGACGGTGCAAAACATCCTGACGATAAAAGATCCCCATGTTATGCTGATCCGGTTCAAGAAGAATTACGGCCAGAGCAGTGCCCTGGCGGCGGGGATCGATTTTGCCTCGGGAGATTATATCATCACCCTCGACGGTGATATGCAGAATGATCCGGCCGATATTCCCATGATGGTTAAAAAAGCGGAAGAAGGCGACTGGGACCTGGTTGCCGGTATCAGGAAGAACAGGAAAGACGGATTTTTCATCCGTAAAATCCCTTCAAAAATTGCCAATCATATCATTCGTAAGACGACCGGTGTCAAAATGATAGACAATGGCTGCGCCTTAAAGGTTTTTAAAAGCGATATCGCCAAAAATATCAGCCTCTATGGTGAGCTGCACCGTTTCATCGCGGTAATGGCAGCATTGGAAGGAGCAACGATCACCCAGGTTGATGTAAACCATTTCCCCCGGATACATGGACAATCAAAATACGGCCTTTCCCGGACATTCAAGGTAATCAGCGATCTGATCCTCTTGTTATTTATCAAAAGATACCTGCAGAAGCCCATGCATTTCTTCGGCAAGTGGGGCCTGGTGATCCTGATCCCCGGCGTCATTATCAATATCTACCTGCTCATTCTTAAAATCCTTGGACATGATATATGGGGAAGGCCATTGCTTATACTCGGCATCATGCTGGTAGTGGCAGGTTTTCAGATGATCACCAGCGGGATCATTGCAGAGTTGGTGATGCGTACTTATTTCGAATCCCAGCAAAAAAAGCCTTACCGCATAAGTAATATTTTCAGGGGTGGGAAGCAAGCTTAA
- a CDS encoding flippase-like domain-containing protein translates to MGSKLKRLLKTLLKFAVTAAALYFVLRKINVADILELYRQSNLFYILAALVAFSFSKLVSAIRLNMFFSAIGLKLDEKTNIRLYLLGMFYNLFLPGGIGGDGYKIYLLQKTYQTGTKKIFGAVLADRLSGMVALVVLALAGVSFLDTGSNWSLVVGHWSWVNLAFLLLPFVFLAYYLFIKWVYPYFLKVNLVTYLYAFAVQLLQVACAWLLLLALGETENHLAYIVIFLVSSAVAVLPISIGGVGVRELTFLYGSQLLNVDINIAVGISFLFYLITALVSLGGVWFVFRPVNLKLEI, encoded by the coding sequence GTGGGAAGCAAGCTTAAACGACTGCTTAAAACATTGCTGAAATTTGCCGTCACGGCAGCAGCGCTGTATTTTGTCCTCAGGAAGATAAATGTTGCCGATATCCTGGAGCTTTACCGCCAGTCAAACCTCTTTTATATTCTCGCAGCCCTCGTCGCTTTTTCCTTTTCCAAGCTGGTTTCTGCCATCCGGCTGAATATGTTCTTTTCAGCTATCGGATTGAAGCTCGATGAAAAGACAAATATCAGGCTTTACCTGCTGGGTATGTTTTACAATCTTTTCCTTCCCGGCGGGATCGGGGGCGACGGGTACAAGATCTACCTGCTCCAAAAAACTTATCAGACCGGTACGAAAAAGATCTTCGGGGCCGTGCTGGCCGACAGGCTGTCCGGAATGGTTGCCCTGGTGGTCCTGGCATTGGCAGGAGTTTCATTTCTTGATACGGGTAGTAATTGGTCATTAGTTGTTGGTCATTGGTCTTGGGTTAATCTTGCTTTCCTGCTTCTCCCATTCGTATTTCTTGCTTATTATCTCTTCATCAAATGGGTCTATCCATACTTTCTGAAAGTCAACCTTGTCACATATTTGTATGCCTTTGCGGTCCAGCTGCTGCAGGTGGCCTGTGCCTGGTTATTATTGCTTGCGCTGGGTGAAACGGAAAACCACCTGGCTTATATCGTCATATTCCTCGTTTCATCGGCTGTGGCAGTATTGCCCATATCCATCGGCGGGGTAGGCGTGCGGGAACTGACCTTTTTGTATGGCTCACAACTATTGAATGTCGATATAAATATTGCCGTGGGGATCAGCTTTCTGTTCTACCTGATCACAGCGTTAGTATCGCTTGGCGGGGTTTGGTTCGTTTTCCGACCTGTTAACTTGAAACTTGAAATTTGA
- a CDS encoding PKD domain-containing protein — protein MNFRNPQGYNPVSMTRKLITAVMIVLLPTMVYPQFTQDLDIYRYMDVNSSVPDSTFMDDIIKYIKDTLFFGGGQLSNPEYIGNSKGVGLFRQGADIGFSDGLIISNGYVKTTTIVDNGYNKTGAQAIPAHDSLGTYYIPGGPGIPPTEYLQDDDMDYMVGIIVGDMKPDTAVDPSIITFKFKPYYNSIHLKYVFASEEYLWQSNPLFPPPPPVADIDLTGAAASDFMAILVKKTPSNMSPNNIASVRGVLGSPPYIPISVKFLNHTFPYSGNYVPNYNPEKSFIFDGATVPYDIRPFSLSPEDIQPCRPYWIKIGVADYPNGIVIQGYNLSHQINSAVFLKAFSLMSGYGLEWTVEGVVDNPDFAGDTSLVEGGCSNMIITVKTNVLPQDTLFIRMRIDNASSLEYTFTPPLVQDSLIMIPDSVMEVTYLISAIDDNINEGTNGIEKWSIRYQMDPCDVPMADTGWSTGNAGYSGLIKAKVKDYNPYLNTHKTYGPIPSNIYYCGNDVTVTITDILQGGIPPYYYAWTHPAVPQFGAGEQFTTPISDSPDYIYCTITDRCTGKPGYLPGKDTVIIYSQLEVQASSDFQLCQNGQSDIKVQSTNVGRNFTTIWYFQGNPVGYDSIYTVTWADYGQYAPNTIVFTCVVTDECGNTNQDQVNATFFPVVEITGVPLICLGETIQLICSGAQSYQWHYGSLGGPVLGGNTQVLNYTPISAGFHTICVSIINDCGEQADTCFTFEVSQLICAVRLNNANDFNVCPNVPFSLKELNAYDGWEWKWFDDGGLSFSALGQTISLSLTDAGVHQVRVIAFNIHGCYDTLNFTVNVYPYSQVQAFTDLSSVCIDYPAQLSATSGPVSIITYYWTASPPDASLAGQQNSASPVVTPEETTTYQCKIMDNNGCYDSTTVLVNVRPRIAGNIIAYPGSSCTNKPVQLNFQPIIAPLPGATYAWILADGVPPTSASTQPNVIWSTPGTKNIQVTISETGCVETFYLQFTVHPDPLAAFTASNSSGCQPVEVSFNNGSSNLENPSYVWEFGDGSTETQANPTHLYENPGQYDVTLTVTNATGCVNTLTVFGIVEVYEVPVADFSADPQAATIDNPTIRFTDESSLPWSIIDWNFGDGATASGEGSPRHTYGAPGNYMVIMYTETEHGCWDHDTLEVGIMEDIEIFVPNAFSPNNDGLNDCFSVGGTTGDVIDVFRIIIYSRWGQLVYDSQITNPDCVWDGKDMNGNIVTPDTYVFRIFGKNFRDAKKVYEGMITVVK, from the coding sequence ATGAACTTTAGAAATCCACAAGGTTATAACCCGGTAAGCATGACCAGAAAGCTTATCACAGCGGTTATGATTGTTTTGCTGCCAACAATGGTTTATCCCCAGTTCACCCAGGATTTGGATATTTATAGATACATGGATGTGAACTCTTCGGTTCCGGATTCAACATTCATGGATGACATCATAAAATACATCAAAGATACTCTATTTTTTGGCGGAGGACAGCTCTCAAATCCCGAATATATTGGCAATTCCAAAGGAGTGGGCCTTTTCAGGCAAGGTGCAGATATAGGATTTTCTGATGGTCTTATTATCTCTAACGGATATGTAAAGACCACTACTATTGTGGACAACGGATATAATAAAACTGGTGCACAAGCTATTCCTGCGCATGATAGCCTTGGGACTTATTATATTCCAGGGGGACCTGGGATACCGCCGACAGAGTACCTGCAGGACGATGATATGGATTATATGGTTGGAATAATTGTTGGAGATATGAAACCCGATACGGCCGTTGATCCTTCCATCATCACGTTCAAGTTCAAGCCTTATTATAATTCTATCCACTTAAAGTATGTTTTTGCTTCCGAGGAATATTTATGGCAATCTAATCCACTTTTTCCACCACCGCCACCAGTCGCCGATATAGACCTTACGGGCGCAGCAGCGAGCGATTTTATGGCTATCCTGGTTAAAAAGACTCCAAGTAATATGAGTCCTAATAATATCGCTTCTGTAAGAGGAGTGCTGGGTTCACCTCCTTACATTCCCATTTCGGTCAAATTCCTTAACCACACATTTCCGTACTCCGGTAACTATGTACCTAATTATAATCCTGAAAAGAGTTTCATCTTCGATGGTGCGACAGTACCCTATGATATTCGTCCATTCAGTCTATCTCCCGAAGATATTCAGCCATGCCGGCCTTACTGGATTAAAATAGGAGTAGCAGATTACCCTAATGGTATAGTTATCCAGGGTTACAACCTTTCTCACCAAATAAATTCCGCGGTATTTCTCAAGGCATTCAGCCTGATGAGCGGTTACGGCCTGGAATGGACCGTGGAAGGTGTAGTCGATAATCCTGATTTTGCAGGTGATACCAGCCTGGTGGAAGGCGGATGCTCAAATATGATCATTACCGTTAAAACCAACGTACTGCCGCAGGATACTTTATTCATTCGCATGAGAATTGATAACGCCTCATCTTTAGAATATACCTTCACACCACCATTGGTGCAGGACTCCCTGATAATGATCCCGGATTCAGTGATGGAAGTGACGTACTTAATTTCAGCCATCGATGACAATATCAATGAAGGGACGAACGGGATTGAAAAGTGGTCTATCCGATACCAGATGGATCCCTGCGATGTGCCAATGGCAGATACAGGCTGGAGCACAGGTAATGCTGGCTATTCCGGTCTTATCAAGGCTAAGGTAAAGGATTATAATCCTTATCTCAATACGCATAAAACATACGGACCAATACCTTCAAATATATACTACTGCGGCAATGATGTGACAGTTACTATTACTGATATTCTTCAGGGTGGGATCCCGCCATATTATTATGCATGGACGCATCCCGCCGTACCCCAGTTCGGCGCCGGGGAGCAGTTTACAACGCCCATTTCCGACAGTCCCGATTATATTTATTGTACCATTACCGACCGGTGCACCGGGAAGCCCGGCTATCTGCCCGGTAAAGATACGGTCATCATTTACAGCCAGCTTGAGGTGCAGGCCAGTTCCGATTTCCAGTTATGCCAGAACGGGCAGTCAGATATAAAAGTACAGAGTACCAATGTGGGAAGGAATTTTACAACGATTTGGTATTTCCAGGGAAACCCCGTTGGCTACGATTCTATCTATACCGTAACCTGGGCTGATTATGGCCAATATGCTCCGAATACCATTGTGTTTACATGTGTGGTGACGGATGAATGCGGGAACACTAACCAGGACCAGGTCAATGCAACTTTCTTCCCTGTCGTGGAAATAACCGGCGTGCCCCTTATCTGCCTGGGTGAAACGATCCAGCTTATATGCAGCGGGGCGCAGTCTTACCAGTGGCATTACGGCAGTCTGGGAGGCCCCGTTCTTGGTGGTAATACACAGGTGCTCAATTATACGCCGATTTCAGCCGGCTTTCATACTATCTGCGTTTCGATCATTAATGATTGCGGTGAACAGGCAGATACCTGCTTTACCTTTGAAGTGTCGCAGTTGATCTGTGCAGTCAGGCTTAATAATGCCAATGATTTCAATGTTTGTCCTAATGTGCCTTTTAGTCTCAAGGAACTTAATGCCTATGACGGATGGGAGTGGAAGTGGTTTGATGACGGCGGGCTAAGCTTTTCGGCATTAGGACAAACGATCTCTCTTTCGCTCACTGATGCAGGCGTCCACCAGGTCAGGGTCATCGCCTTTAATATTCATGGGTGCTATGATACATTGAATTTCACGGTTAACGTGTATCCTTATTCCCAGGTCCAGGCTTTTACAGATTTATCATCCGTTTGCATTGATTACCCGGCTCAGCTGAGCGCTACGAGCGGCCCGGTCAGTATTATTACTTATTACTGGACAGCCAGTCCACCCGATGCTTCCCTGGCCGGCCAGCAAAACAGTGCCTCACCGGTGGTAACCCCGGAGGAGACAACTACCTACCAATGCAAGATCATGGATAATAATGGCTGTTATGATTCTACAACCGTCCTGGTCAATGTCAGGCCTCGTATTGCCGGCAATATCATTGCCTATCCGGGATCTTCCTGTACTAATAAGCCTGTCCAGCTTAACTTTCAGCCTATTATCGCGCCTTTACCGGGAGCCACCTATGCCTGGATCCTGGCCGACGGCGTCCCACCTACCAGTGCATCGACGCAGCCAAATGTGATCTGGAGCACACCGGGTACGAAAAATATCCAGGTCACTATCTCCGAAACGGGTTGCGTAGAAACTTTCTACCTTCAGTTTACTGTTCATCCTGATCCGCTGGCAGCATTTACAGCCTCAAATTCCTCCGGCTGCCAGCCTGTCGAAGTATCATTCAACAATGGATCATCAAACCTTGAAAATCCATCCTATGTCTGGGAATTCGGCGATGGAAGCACAGAAACGCAAGCGAACCCGACCCATCTCTACGAAAACCCGGGGCAGTACGATGTGACCCTGACAGTGACCAACGCCACCGGTTGCGTGAACACGCTCACAGTATTTGGTATAGTTGAAGTCTACGAAGTGCCTGTAGCCGACTTTAGTGCCGACCCGCAGGCCGCCACGATTGATAACCCGACGATCAGGTTCACGGATGAGAGTTCACTTCCCTGGAGCATCATTGACTGGAATTTCGGAGACGGGGCCACCGCCTCGGGTGAAGGAAGCCCCAGGCATACTTACGGCGCCCCGGGCAACTATATGGTGATCATGTACACTGAAACCGAGCATGGCTGCTGGGACCACGATACCCTCGAGGTTGGAATTATGGAGGATATTGAAATTTTTGTCCCCAACGCTTTTTCTCCTAACAACGATGGCCTGAACGACTGTTTTTCCGTAGGCGGGACTACCGGCGACGTCATCGATGTCTTCAGGATCATTATTTACAGCCGCTGGGGTCAACTCGTCTATGACTCACAGATCACAAATCCTGATTGTGTCTGGGACGGGAAAGACATGAACGGTAATATCGTTACACCTGACACTTATGTTTTCCGGATTTTTGGGAAAAACTTCAGGGACGCTAAAAAAGTCTATGAAGGAATGATTACGGTCGTCAAATAA
- a CDS encoding SDR family NAD(P)-dependent oxidoreductase — protein sequence MTRNYKNPASATLEGIRAVFARQEKVGSLKDTDRLEGKTVLIDGASSGLGFAVTVQLAGRGARVIMACRSGIPGKGEEVKRRTGNQNIEMVQVDYSDIASIQKFIGKVKEKYSPLDIVISNAAMVPSQSRKTPQGLEEMFMVNYLSKFMMINGLLEKDCFRKDGKENPRIVFISSESHRYPPAFDWGSFGVYKSYGMKKTVEYYGYYKLLLTTFAYELSRRLQADGRRPVSVFSLCPGPVNSGIAREAPAFIQPLMKLIFAMFFASPGKAAEPVVYLASSNDLEGKPFDYLFKMSRKEIDEKASDPDNGKKLWKMSDKLINNLSSSDLSGTAHADRSINTKI from the coding sequence AAGACACCGACCGGCTGGAAGGAAAAACCGTACTGATCGACGGGGCCAGTTCGGGATTGGGGTTTGCCGTTACGGTGCAACTGGCTGGAAGAGGCGCCAGGGTTATCATGGCCTGCCGGAGCGGGATACCGGGAAAAGGGGAAGAGGTGAAGAGGAGAACAGGGAATCAGAATATTGAGATGGTCCAGGTGGATTATTCAGATATAGCCTCCATTCAGAAGTTCATCGGGAAGGTTAAGGAAAAATATTCCCCGCTGGACATCGTGATCAGCAACGCAGCGATGGTTCCAAGCCAGAGCCGTAAGACACCGCAAGGGCTTGAGGAGATGTTCATGGTGAACTATCTTTCCAAATTTATGATGATAAACGGATTATTAGAAAAAGATTGTTTCAGGAAAGATGGGAAAGAAAACCCCAGGATCGTGTTTATTTCCTCTGAAAGTCACCGTTATCCGCCTGCCTTCGACTGGGGCTCTTTCGGGGTTTACAAATCCTACGGGATGAAAAAAACGGTGGAATATTACGGTTACTACAAATTACTCCTTACGACCTTTGCGTATGAGCTTTCCCGCAGGTTGCAGGCGGATGGCCGGCGGCCGGTTTCCGTTTTCTCCCTTTGCCCCGGGCCGGTGAATTCAGGAATCGCCAGGGAAGCGCCTGCTTTCATTCAACCACTGATGAAGCTGATCTTTGCCATGTTTTTCGCGTCCCCCGGGAAAGCCGCTGAACCGGTAGTTTACCTGGCGTCTTCCAATGATTTAGAAGGCAAACCTTTTGATTACCTTTTTAAAATGTCGCGGAAAGAAATTGATGAAAAGGCGTCGGACCCTGATAATGGGAAAAAACTATGGAAGATGTCGGATAAGCTGATTAATAATCTTTCTTCTTCTGACCTGTCAGGTACTGCGCACGCCGACAGGTCAATTAATACTAAAATCTGA
- a CDS encoding DUF362 domain-containing protein, translating into MSKIKRRDFLKTGLMAGGAVLLPRQITGSGFSMNRPLHYRSPSGGEIPDIVTISGANPEESMSRLLEPLGGIGQFVRSGQTVGLLVNSPWKNPGFYTQPDVVLSLANLCLQAGAKEIVCFKPASQAYWERGLLFEKLKSVIQRIRYGSDLIEVEIPEGVSLKKAKIYREFKETDVFISVPVAKHHAGVIYSGNLKGMMGVSSHDTNRNMHSPEGDYTYDQHEYLAQCIADLNLIRKPDLCIVDANECALNNGPAGPGETVRPGKILAGKDPVAMDVYSASLIGFFPDDILTCKRAYEHGLGEINPEKVKLLEL; encoded by the coding sequence ATGAGCAAGATAAAACGTCGTGATTTTTTAAAGACCGGTTTAATGGCCGGTGGGGCAGTCCTTTTGCCCAGGCAAATTACCGGATCAGGATTTTCAATGAACCGGCCGCTGCACTATAGATCACCTTCAGGTGGTGAAATACCTGATATTGTGACAATTTCAGGAGCTAATCCGGAAGAAAGCATGTCCAGGTTATTGGAGCCGCTGGGAGGTATAGGCCAGTTTGTACGTTCAGGCCAGACCGTAGGATTACTGGTGAATTCCCCCTGGAAGAATCCCGGGTTTTATACACAACCGGATGTGGTATTAAGCCTGGCAAATCTATGCCTCCAGGCTGGAGCAAAGGAAATTGTCTGCTTTAAGCCGGCTTCACAGGCATATTGGGAAAGAGGCCTGCTTTTCGAAAAGCTTAAATCGGTCATCCAGCGTATTCGTTACGGTAGTGACCTTATTGAAGTGGAAATTCCGGAAGGGGTCTCGCTTAAAAAAGCGAAAATCTACAGGGAATTTAAAGAAACAGATGTTTTTATCAGTGTTCCTGTTGCTAAACATCATGCTGGAGTTATCTACTCAGGGAACCTCAAGGGAATGATGGGCGTTTCGTCTCATGATACCAACCGGAATATGCATTCCCCTGAAGGCGATTACACTTACGATCAACATGAATATTTAGCACAATGTATCGCTGACCTCAACCTTATCCGCAAACCTGATCTTTGCATAGTGGATGCTAACGAATGTGCACTGAACAATGGCCCTGCCGGTCCTGGGGAAACGGTCAGGCCCGGCAAGATCCTTGCCGGGAAAGATCCTGTAGCCATGGATGTATATTCAGCCAGTCTGATCGGATTTTTCCCGGACGATATCCTGACTTGCAAGCGTGCGTACGAGCACGGGCTGGGAGAGATAAACCCTGAGAAAGTAAAATTGCTGGAATTGTAA
- a CDS encoding PepSY-like domain-containing protein: protein MKNLLLSLCMVALSLMAFAQVTPPKQVTDAFAGKFADAQKVEWEQEIATEWEADFMLAGVEKTACFSAKGEWMETETAMCRKELPAEVFKTLAIVFDGFEMEELESIEKPGFTGYEIALEKGGTNVEIQAAPDGTFTLLSIMVKEDHQGKCCKADDEGDDIKCAGKDKDDDEEDED from the coding sequence ATGAAAAATTTACTTTTATCACTATGCATGGTGGCACTAAGCCTGATGGCTTTCGCACAGGTCACGCCTCCAAAACAGGTAACCGACGCATTTGCAGGGAAATTTGCAGATGCACAAAAGGTAGAGTGGGAACAGGAAATTGCCACTGAATGGGAAGCTGATTTCATGCTCGCAGGCGTTGAAAAAACAGCATGTTTCTCTGCCAAAGGAGAATGGATGGAAACCGAGACTGCCATGTGCAGGAAAGAATTGCCGGCCGAAGTTTTCAAGACCCTTGCCATTGTTTTCGACGGATTCGAGATGGAAGAGCTCGAAAGCATTGAGAAACCTGGTTTTACCGGGTATGAGATCGCTCTTGAAAAAGGTGGTACCAATGTAGAGATCCAGGCTGCACCAGATGGTACTTTTACACTTTTATCTATTATGGTTAAGGAAGATCATCAAGGGAAATGCTGCAAAGCTGATGATGAAGGGGATGATATAAAGTGTGCCGGTAAGGATAAGGATGATGACGAGGAAGACGAAGATTGA